ACTATGGGTTCCGCTGCGAACACCTGAGCACCGGCCGCCAGTTGCTGTCGCGCGCGCGCCAGACGACGCCGGACCTGTGCATCATCGATCTCGGCCTGCCCGACATGGACGGCATGCAGGTCGTGCGCGAACTGCAGGAGGGCAGTCCGTGCGCGGTGCTGATCCTGACCGGGCGCAACGACGTCACCGATCGCGTGCTGGGACTGGAGCTGGGCGCCGACGACTACATCGTCAAGCCTTTCGAGCCGCGCGAACTCGTCGCGCGCGTGCGCTCCATCCTGCGCCGCTACCACCGCGCCGCGGCGGCCGAGCCCGCCGAGCGCACGATCGCACGCTTTGCCGGCTGGACCTTCGACGGCGCCCGCCACTCGCTCACCGCACCGGACGGGCGGGAGATCGGGCTGTCGTCGTCCGAGGCCGGCCTGCTCGCCAGCCTGCTGCGGCGCCCGAACAAGATCCTGTCGCGCGAGCAGTTGCTCGGCGAACGCGACGTCGACCCTTTCGACCGCAGCATCGACGTGCGCATCTCCCGCTTGCGCCGCAAGCTCGACGACGATCCGCAGAACCCGAAGCTGATCAAGACGGTGTATGGCGCGGGCTACCTGTTCTCGGCGCAGGTGGGGTGGGAGTGACGCCGGGGCCGCCTGCGCATGATTGACTGCGGAGGGTATTGCTGATGGCAGATGGTCCGCGGTCCCCTGTCGGGAGCGCGTGGCATTTGCTCCGCCGGCTGCGGAACTCGCCCTTCGGGCTCGGACAGTCCTCGCCGGCTCCACAAACGCCGCGCACTCCCGACAACGCCGGTGCGGTCCGATGCCCATGGTTCGTCACCCATCGACGACATCGGGCATGCGACGCGGTAGTTGCCGGCCGTAAGCGAGGGCGGTCCCCGCCGGCTCCGCAAACCCACGCATTCCCGACAGCGCCGGTGCGGCCCGATGTCCATCGTCCATCACCATCGAAGACATCCGACACGCAACGCGGTAGTTGCCGGCCGGGGCGGTGTTCGTGGCGCCGGCGAGGACTGTCCGAGCACCGAGCGCAGCGAGGGCGAGTTCCGCAGCCGGCAGAACGAACACCGCCCCGGCCGGCAACGGCCCTCCGCCTCCCCGTACGTACCCGCGCATGCGCCACCCGCACTCGCACCTGCACCCAATAAGAAACCATCCGCCGCTATAATTATGAATTCTTAATCCACTTCCCATCCGGAGACCCACCATGTCCCAGCGCCCGTTCAAGATCCTCGGCATACAGCAGATCGCCATCGGCGGACCGAGCAAGGAGAAGCTCAAGACCCTGTGGGTGGACATGCTGGGGCTGGAAGTCACCGGCAACTTCGTGTCCGAACGCGAGAACGTGGACGAGGACATCTGCGCGATGGGCGCCGGGCCGTTCAAGGTCGAGGTCGACCTGATGCAGCCGCTGGACCCGGAGAAGAAGCCGGCGGTGCACGCAACGCCGCTGAACCACGTCGGCCTGTGGGTCGATGACCTGCCCGTGGCGGTCGAGTGGCTGTCGGCGAACGGTGTGCGCTTCGCGCCGGGCGGCATCCGCCGCGGGGCCGCCGGCTTCGACATCACCTTCCTGCACCCGAAGGGCAGCGAGGAGTTCCCGATCGGCGGCGAGGGCGTGCTGATCGAACTGGTGCAGGCGCCGAAGGAAGTGGTCGACGCCTTCGCCCGCCTCGCCGCGGGCTGACGGGGGACTGCGGCGGGGCGGCTACGGCGCGGCGGTGCTGAACGTGTCGCAGGCGCGCAGCGTCCCCTGCGTGAGGCCCTCGCGGAACCAGCGCGCGCGCTGCGCCGAGGAGCCGTGGGTGAAGCTGTCGGGCACCGCGTAGCCGCGCGCCTGCTTTTGCAGGCGGTCGTCGCCGGTGGCCGACGCTGCCGCGAGCCCTTCTTCGATGTCTCCCGCTTCGAGCACCTTGCGCGAGCGGTCCGCGTGGTTCGCCCACACGCCGGCCAGGCAGTCCGCCTGCAGTTCCAGCCGCACCGACAGGCGGTTGGCCTCGCGTTCGGACACGCGCTGGCGCGCCTGCTGCACCTTGGCCGAGATGCCGAGCAGGTTCTGCACGTGGTGCCCGACTTCGTGGGCGATCACGTAAGCCTGCGCGAAATCGCCGGGCGCGCCGAAGCGGGTCCTCAGTTCGTCGAAGAAGGACAGGTCCAGATAGAGCTTGCTGTCCGCCGGGCAATAGAAGGGGCCCATCGCCGCCTGCCCCACGCCGCAGGCGCTCTGCGTCGCGCCGGTGTAGAGGACGAGGCGCGGTTCCTGGTATTGGCGGCCCGCGCCGCGGAAGATCGCGCCCCACGTGTCTTCCGTATCGGCCAGCACCATGGATGCGAAGCGGGCCACTTCATCCTCCGCGCGCGGCCGCGGCGATGCCGGCAGGTTCTGCGCCGCCGGCGGCTGCACCACGCTGGCGGTGTCCAGCACCACGCTGGGGTCGACGCCGAAATACCACGCCACCAGCGCCAGCACGATGGTGCCGATGCCGAGCTTGCCGCGGCCGCCGATGTTCATGCCGCCGCCCGTGCCGCGGCGATCCTCGACGTTGTCGCTTTCCCTGCCGTTTTCGAAGCGCATGCCGCCTC
This DNA window, taken from Thauera sp. K11, encodes the following:
- the ypfJ gene encoding KPN_02809 family neutral zinc metallopeptidase; this encodes MRFENGRESDNVEDRRGTGGGMNIGGRGKLGIGTIVLALVAWYFGVDPSVVLDTASVVQPPAAQNLPASPRPRAEDEVARFASMVLADTEDTWGAIFRGAGRQYQEPRLVLYTGATQSACGVGQAAMGPFYCPADSKLYLDLSFFDELRTRFGAPGDFAQAYVIAHEVGHHVQNLLGISAKVQQARQRVSEREANRLSVRLELQADCLAGVWANHADRSRKVLEAGDIEEGLAAASATGDDRLQKQARGYAVPDSFTHGSSAQRARWFREGLTQGTLRACDTFSTAAP
- a CDS encoding response regulator transcription factor; amino-acid sequence: MTLPRPDTPATIFVLEDEPDIARLICASLSDYGFRCEHLSTGRQLLSRARQTTPDLCIIDLGLPDMDGMQVVRELQEGSPCAVLILTGRNDVTDRVLGLELGADDYIVKPFEPRELVARVRSILRRYHRAAAAEPAERTIARFAGWTFDGARHSLTAPDGREIGLSSSEAGLLASLLRRPNKILSREQLLGERDVDPFDRSIDVRISRLRRKLDDDPQNPKLIKTVYGAGYLFSAQVGWE
- a CDS encoding VOC family protein, with amino-acid sequence MSQRPFKILGIQQIAIGGPSKEKLKTLWVDMLGLEVTGNFVSERENVDEDICAMGAGPFKVEVDLMQPLDPEKKPAVHATPLNHVGLWVDDLPVAVEWLSANGVRFAPGGIRRGAAGFDITFLHPKGSEEFPIGGEGVLIELVQAPKEVVDAFARLAAG